A window of Methanomassiliicoccales archaeon contains these coding sequences:
- a CDS encoding DUF2098 family protein, with translation MKVGDFARYRNTGTVGKVVEIVDKAEGTWVLLDTYGLYYETSALDPATASEYKVRRQEETSLESQLEQVERLKEQIAEAEKAISRITPSGT, from the coding sequence ATGAAGGTCGGCGACTTCGCTAGGTATCGCAACACTGGCACCGTGGGAAAGGTGGTGGAGATAGTGGACAAGGCCGAAGGGACCTGGGTACTCCTAGATACCTACGGCCTGTACTACGAGACCTCCGCTTTAGACCCGGCGACGGCGAGCGAATACAAGGTGAGGCGCCAAGAAGAGACCTCGTTGGAGAGCCAACTGGAGCAGGTGGAGCGGCTGAAGGAACAGATCGCGGAAGCGGAGAAGGCCATCAGCCGCATCACTCCGTCCGGAACCTGA